A genomic window from Euleptes europaea isolate rEulEur1 chromosome 9, rEulEur1.hap1, whole genome shotgun sequence includes:
- the SCOC gene encoding short coiled-coil protein, translated as MMNADMDAVEAENQVELEEKTRLINQVLELQHTLEDLSARVDAVKEENLKLKSENQVLGQYIENLMSASSVFQTTDTKSKRK; from the exons ATGATGAATGCGGATATGGATG CTGTTGAGGCTGAAAATCAAGTGGAATTGGAAGAGAAAACGCGGCTTATTAATCAGGTTTTGGAACTGCAACATACACTTGAAG ATCTGTCTGCCAGAGTCGATGCTGTTAAAGAAGAAAACCTGAAACTGAAATCAGAGAATCAAGTTCTTGGACAATATATAGAAAATCTTATGTCTGCCTCTAGTGTTTTTCAGACTACTGACACAAAAAGCAAACGGAAGTAA